accgcttccccctctctctttctctcaccgctcctccctctctctcttctctcaccgctcctctctcttctctcaccgcttctctctcttctctcaccgctcctctctcttctctcaccgctcccctctctctctctcttctctcaccgctcccctctctctctctcttctctcaccgctcttctctctctcttctctcaccgctcctctcttctctcaacgctcccctctctctcaccgctcccctctctgtctcttctctcaccgatccccccctctctctcttctctcactgctcctctctctctctctctctctcctctcaacgctcccctctctctcaccgctcccctctctctcccgtgtctctctttcgctctccctctatctttatctctctctctctctttatcgttctctctctcttctctcaacgctccccctctctctctctctctcttctctctcaccgctctctctcaccgctccccctcgctctcttctctcaccgctcccccctctctcttctctcaccgcccctctctctcttctctcaccgctcctctctctctcctctcaccgcacccctctctctctttcactctccctctctttatatatatctatctctctctcttctctcaccgctccccctctctctctctctctctctctcttctctcaccactccccctctttctcttctctcaccgctcctctcttctctcaccgctccccctctctctcttctctcaccgctcctcctctctctcttctctcacctctcctccctctctctcttctctcaccgctcctcctctctctcttctctcaccgctcctccctctctctcttctctcaccgctcctccctctctcttctctcaccgctcctccctctctcttctctcaccgctcctccctctctctcttctctcaccgctcctccctctctctcttctctcaccgctcctccctctctctctttctctcaccgctcctcctctctcttctctcaccgctcctccctctctctcttctctcaccgctcctccctctctctcttctctcaccgctcctctctctctcttctctcaccgctcctctctctctcttctctcaccgctcctctctctctcttctctcaccgctccctctctctctctcttctcacctcacctctctctctcttctctcacctctctcttcctcacctctctctctctctctcacctctcccgctctctcttctctctttctcctcctccctctctctcttctctcacctctcaccgctcctctcttctctcaccgctctctccctctctctcttctctcaccgctcctctctcttctctcaccgctcctctctctctctcttctctcaccgctcttctctctcttctctcaccgctcctctctcttctctcaacgctcccctctctctctctcttctctcaccgctcctctctcacctctcaccgctcctctcttctctcaccgctcctccctctctctcttctctcaccgctcctctctcttctctcaccgtctctctctctctctctctctctcttctctcaccgctcctctctcacctctcaccgctcctctcttctctcaccgctcctccctctctctcttctctcaccgctcctctctcttctctcaccgctcccctctctctctctcttctctcaccgctcttctctctcttctctcaccgctcctctctcttctctcaacgctcccctctctctcaccgctcccctctctgtctcttctctcaccgctccccccctctctctcttctctcactgctcctctctctctctctcttctctcaacgctcccctctctctcaccgatcccctctctctcccgtgtctctctttcgctctccctctatctttatctctctctctctctttatcgttctctctctctcttctctcaacgctcccctctctctcaccgctcccctctctctcccctgtctctctttcgctctccctctatctttatctctctctctctctttatcgttctctctctctctctcttctatagagGACTGATGAGGAGGCGGTGCTGGACAGAGGGGGCACTCGCTCCATGCTCAACACCAACTTTGAGAAGGAGGAGCTGGAAGGTGAGTCAACATTAACAGCTTAAGGGATGCATCTCAATTAGTCTAAACCGGCTTTCTCCGCTTGTCTCCACCTCTACCTAACCATATTCTGCTTTTACGTAGTTTGTGACTTCATATCACTTATGGGTGGAAGGAGAAGACACAAGTAGACAAGGACCGGGAGCAGGTTTAGGAAACTGGGATGCACCCTGTGACTTTTCTCAGACACTCATGGTTGCCATGATTATTTGTTCTACCTGCAGTGGAAACTGTGACACTGTATTTGCTCTGGTGTAGTATTCCCTGCTGCCCCATAAGGAGAACCTATGGACTTGTGAGAGAGGACACTGTAGTGAAAACAaggaatacacacaaacacacacacaaacgcaatcATGTTTAATACGCGTGCCACTTTCTTGCCACAGAGAGCAGGATGGGAGAGAACAGACGTTCCATCACACTCGGAAGTTCACAGGCGTGAGGGATGTTGTGCTATTTTTAGAGAAAACAGCCCATCTTGACTCACAGACTGTAAGCTGCAGCCAGGGTCCTCCGGGGTCCTCAGTGTTTCAACCAGGAATGTCCTAGGCTGCCCTAATGTCTTTCATAATAGTCTCTACGACACATTCAAAGGGAGATATACTCTATTGCACTGTGATATACCATGTTAGATGTTTTGTTGATGTCAGTGTGTTGCCGGCTGACTCAGAgattcatgttgttgttgttgtgactgTAACAGGCCACACGCTAATGCTGTCACACAAGACGTTTCAGGGAGACATATTGCTAGAATCATCCTGTCCTTGACTTACTGCCTTAGTCTTTGGGTATGGTTGTTTTTGTTAAACAGTACTTCCACTGAGTAGTGCTGTTAGAGCAGGCCTGGAGGTAGGgacagagatatgacagagagatGAGTGGCCACGGTCTTGTCCATGTCACCATGTGCACCTCCGCTCTCCCAGAGTTGGTTTGAGACCTTTAGGGCAGGCCATTTTGGTTGTTCTAGCTCAGCATTGGAGTCAGGATAGATTATGCTCaccatggcagagagagagagtaaggaacAGGGAAGAGCGTGTGGCAtataatgagggagagagaaagatggagggggggggggggttgtgaggACGAGAGAGAGTGTGGCAtataatgagggagagagaaagatggagggggtggggggttgtgAGGACCAGAGAGAGTGTGAAAGGCTGTGTTATCATTGCAGTGCTTCAGTATTTCATTTCCAGCTGATACTAAATTGTCATTTATCTTGTATGAATCTGGCccaagtgatttttttttttccttcCATCAGGACCCTGCGTCTTAACGAATGCATCAcatgttaaaagtacattttagTAAATGCACTTATTGTAGGCCCTGCGGTTGGAGGCCCTACATTTCTGGGGTTACAGTGATTGTAGTTTGATGCCACATTTTCATTGTGTCCCCAGGCCACCGGACTCTTTACATTGGGGTCCACGTTCCCCTGGGGAGGAAGTCCCACCGACGTCACCGTCACCATGGCGGCCACAACAAAAACAGCAGGAAGAGATCCAAAGAGAGGGAATCTGGGGTGGACGGCGATGGCAGAGATTCACCCTCCCACAGTAagtctatgggggggggggggggggggtgctgcaaAGAAGGTTCCCTGTGGAAATGTGACCAAACAACACTCtttgaaaaaagggttccaaaagggttcttcagctgtcctcataggaaaacccttttttggttacatgTAAAACCCCTTGTGGTTCCgtgtagaaccattttgggttccatgcagAACCCAAACCGGTTCTatttggaaccaaaagggtttttACTTGGAGAACCAACAAGGTTTTTTTACCTGAAACCAACAAGGGTTTTTACCTGAAACCAAcaagggttttacctggaaccaacaagGGTTCATCCAACAAAATAATTCTAAGCGTGAACTGTAAGTCTATGGGGGCAGTGTACTGACAAAATGTTCCCTGTGAAAATGTGACTTGTCATTTGTTCTTGTTTCTCCGTCATTGACACTAGCCAGGTTCCAGATATCTGTGTGCTCTTGCCAAAATGAGCCAAAAGAGAACAGAAGATGTGATCCTGATTCAATAACGCAATGGTTATGCAAATATACAATGGTTATGCAAATATTGGGTTCTGCAAATATACAAGGGTTATGCAAATATTGGAATACTATCGCTTTGGACCACAAATCCTTTTTTTCTCAAGTTGCTAAGCAACTGTTATTTGTCTGTCCTGACAAATAGTTGCTAGCTCATGTCAAATTTCTTAAACTAAATCGGTGACCCTGCACAAAATCTGTCTGCATAATGAACGTTGAGATTGCCGCGAGGCCAGACCGTTGGCAAGAGTGCAgatcagactggcacccaggccaCATTGATTGGCGTCTCTTCACACCACTTCTCTGCACTCATCtgtcgctctttctttctctcttttttatccctttctttccctctctctctctctctctctctctctctctctctctctctctttctctctccaccctctttctctctttctcattttccaccctctccccacccccccccctctccacatcCCCAACTTTCTCCTCCTCCTACACTACCCCTCTACAGCAGACACTCCTGCCCAGAGGGTGCAGTTCCTGCTGGGCACAGAGGATGGTGACGAGGAGCACATATCTCACGCCCTCTTCACTGAGCTGGATGAGATCTGCCTGAGAGAGGGCGAGGACGCAGAGTGGAAGGAGACCGCCAGGTAACAAATCGCACGACCCGCTCCAGCTCCACAGCCAATCAGGTGTCCATTTCTGGCTTATGcgtatctgtttgtgtgtgtaggtggctGAAGTTTGAGGAGGACGTGGAGGATGGAGGCGAGCGTTGGAGCAAGCCCTACGTGGCCACCCTGTCTCTTCATAGCCTGTTTGAGCTGAGGAGCTGCATCCTCAACGGCACCGTGCTGCTGGACATGAGGGCCAACTCACTGGAGGAGATCGCCGGTACGTAGAGTGGTGCTGGAGTGGAGGGTGGCCAGAAGGTTGACGGTTTAAATCCTAGTGTCGATGGGGAAAATCTGGCGGGAGTGAGTCTGCAACTGGAGAGATACTGGAGTTACTATACTAGTTACTGATACTAGAATATCAGGTGCCAACCACTGCCgttgtgctcttgagcaaggcagtcaACCCCTAACCAATCTATGCGTGTGTTCTCTCAGATATGGTCCTGGATCAGCATGAGGTGTCGGGCGCAGTgggggaggatgtgaggaggagGATCCGTGAGGCGCTCCTGAAGCAGCATCACCACCAGAACCACAAGAAGCTGGCTAACCGCATCCCCATCGTACGCTCCTTCGCCGACATCGGCAAGAAGCATTCCGAGCCCCACTCTATGGACAAGAACGGTGAGCTAACCAACCAACTAACCAACCAATCACACACCAACCAACTAACCAACCAATCACACACCAACCAACTAACCAACCAATcacacaccaaccaaccaaccaaccaatcacacaccaaccaaccaaccaaccaatcaatcacacacaccaaccaaccaaccaaccaaccaaccaaccaaccaaccaatcacacaccaaccaaacaaccaaccaatcacacacacacacacaccaaccaaccaaccaatcacacaccaaccaaccaatcacacaCCAACCAATCACAGTATTGTGGCTTTTCTGATTGTCGTGCTGTATTGTCTCTGTATTGTGTGACTTGCTGTGTTGTCTGATTTAATATCTCAACTACTATCTACATCCTCTccttttgtgtctgtgtctgtgagtgtgagtgtgtgtgtgtgtgtgtgtgtgtctgtgtccactTCATTACCTCCTGTTTATCCATTAATAACCTCCATGTGTTTTCTCTAACCTCTTGGGCAGTACCAAACCTTCAAAAGTAGAATAGTACTACTTCAAATTCAACTTAGAAAGTGCATCGTTTTGGTCACAAAGACTATCGTCAAGGCCTCATTCCTTCATTAATCTAGGTAGGATTAATCAATTGATGAATTTCATCTAGATTATAGTGTTACACTGAAGGCCTTAATCTGAATACTGTGCAGGATGTTGCccagtgagagtgactaacaggCTGGCTCTCCTGTCCTGATGTCTCCCAGGTCAGACAGTATCTCCCCAGTCCCAGCCAGCTACCACAGAGGGCAAGGAACATGTCAGCCGGGAGAACAGCCATGTGGACTTCAGCAAGTTAAGGCCCCACTCATCTAGCCTGGTCGCACCATATTTCTATGTTCTGtatagccaactcctatggttGTTGTAATATCAAGGTTGGCTACCAGGCTACCAGGTCACCCAAAAGTTTCCACTAAGCACAATGCTACTTTTCATCGACATGCAGTGCATTAGCAAGTAGCTACATTACTGTGACTAACCACCAGTTAGTATGTGTTAGACCAGTGCATTTACTATGCTGTGTGACCCACTCAGTGTTGAGCCATTTCTCTGTAGCTCAGTGAATAATAAACCCACTGATTCTAGTCACAACCCAGTATCTAGCCAAACATCTGCTGTAGCCTATGTATGACAGATTTCTCAGTGGGCCTATCCATGATCCCCTGGCCTTCATTTCAGTCGACCCTATTTAGCATATTTTCCTATCTCCTATTAGCTAAATAGGATCATCATGTCTGTAGATTGACCTCCACTTCATGAAGAAGATTCCCCCCGGTGCAGAGGCATCCAACGTCCTGGTGGGGGAGCTAGAGTTCCTGGAGCAGCCCGTGGTGGCCTTTGTCCGTCTGTGTCCCGCCGTGCTGCTCAACGGCCTGGCTGAGGTCCCCATCACCACCAGGTCAGACACACACCCTCTTATTTTATAAAAATATTGTTGTTTCATGATGATTGCGGTTAGTACTAGGAATTTTATTTGTTCGTAACTAAATTGGGACTGGTGTTTTTGCATTGGGTAAGTTAGAGTGGATGCACTCTATTCAGGTAAAACTATGGTTAAAACCTTCTTCTGTGTTCTCCCTCAGGTTCCTGTTCATTCTGCTGGGGCCTCTGGGAAAAGGACCACAGTACCATGAGATTGGTCGATCCATCGCAACTCTGATGACAGACGAGGTAAGTAGCCTCGTCGCAGTAGTCCTGTGTGTACTTTTCCCTGCGTGGCCTTTGGTTATGTTAGACAAGTTTAATAACAGCTCGTGATGACACATACAGGTTAAACCcattccctctctgctcctcccagGTGTTCCATGACGTGGCGTATAAAGCCAAGGACAGGAACGACCTGGTGGCCGGCATCGATGAGTTCCTGGACCAGGTGACTGTGTTGCCACCTGGGGAGTGGGACCCCTCCATCAGGATAGAGCCGCCCAAAAACGTGCCCTCTCAGGTGAGCCTCTTCCTGGTACTGTCCATGACAACACCCCTAACCAGAGACTTATTTTGAGATGCTCTGACCCTGTGCCATCATCTGTTAGTTTGCTTCCAACTGCATCACTGGCTAAACCCAATCTGAATTGTTTTCGGATTTAACGGCTGGTGTACCCCAAGGACGTGTTCTAATTCCCTCCGaatccatttgttttgtttttctattaTCATCTGTTTTTGGTACAAGCCAGGTGGCTTGTCCTTAAAAAATCAGTCCTGTGTTGTTGGAAGGAATGTTTTGCCTGACAGGCTATTTTAGGCCAATTCCTACTAGTGGAGAAAATAAATTATATAGCTATTTTTGgcaaataaatatttattttccagctGACCTCTGAACTCTACTCTTTACCACACAGGAAAAGCGGAAGGTCCCTCCTCTACCCAACGGAGATCTGGGAGAAGCAGAGGAACCTGGTGGCCATGGAGGCCCAGAGCTACAGCGCACAGGAAGGtagggttgagtgtgtgtgtgtgtgtgtgtgtgtgtggtggttgtgaGTTGAagggaagtggtgtgtgtgtttgggctgAGATTAGGCCGGCAAGTACTGTGAGTGTGATCTACAGCACTGTGAGTGTGATCTACAGCACTGTGAGTGTGATCTACAGCACTGTGAGTGTGATCTACAGCACTGTGAGTGTGATCTACAGCACTGTGAGTGTGATCttcagcactgtgtgtgtgtgtgtgatctacaGCACTGTGGACCATCTttggtcctctctgtctgtcttccagtCCCCTGTTTGTCTCCTCTCCGGCTCTCACTGTCCCCAGCAGTACATCTAGCCACCCTTTAAAAAAACCACACATCCTTATGGTTCTCTCTCGTTCCTCAAGCTCTGCGTTCCTAAAAATAGCTGTGATTGATTCAGTGTGATACATGCATTTGGAATCATCCATGCGTACTTTCCGACATAAGACCAGCATCACTTATTAAAATGTGCCTCGACAATCCTGCCGAAAACACTTTAGCTATTTTGGTAACACTTCATTGTACAATTTGTGTGCGTTAACTAAGGGTCAATTTTGAATCTTTTATTAAGCAATTATTAGTTCGCCATGTAATCATGTCCACTTATTATACGAGCACTAAGTGTGCATTAACAAAGTGCTGACCTGAATCTGTTTTATAGGTGATAATTAGTTCAATAGTTAATAGCCTACAGCATTCGCTCATAAGCATTTTGATCTCTGAAAATGCCTAATAAATACTTAACAGTGCAAAATCATGTATGAAATCATGAAGTATTAGTAACTTAATAGCAGTAGCTTATGAGTACTGACGGACACTCACAATACAGTGTTACAACTTTATTAACAATACTTTATTGTAGGTGTCATGTGTTTTGGGTATCTACAGTAGTGTAGTAGAGTGTATCTAGAGCGAGGTGGAAGCTGCAGTAGTGTAATACAGTATATTTAGAGGGAGGCAGTAGGCTATGTGTAGCTGTAGTAAGTGGATGCTGTATGTTGTGGGTTTTGAAGTGATGTAGTTGTAAGGGATGCTCCCTGCTACAGTAGGTCTCTGAGGAACTCATCCTGACGTGTAAAGTAGATTGTCCTGCAGCCCAGTTCTGCTGTGAGCTATGATCTCCCGGGGGGGCCAACAGTGTAGCATCCATCCCTGCACGGTTGAAATACCACTCAAAGTCACGCCTCCCCTCCGTTACCCCGGCAACCGCCTCTGGCTAGGACGCCATGTGCTTCCTCTAACATCAGAAtgttccctctctccaaccctcctcctAGTGTGTGGCCTGTGAGAATGtgtttttaaaaaaaagaaacatttaAAAACACGCTATGGTGCATAAATTTAAAAACACACTATGgtgcatacatttaaaaacacactatggtgcatacatttaaaaacacgcTATGgtgcatacatttaaaaacacactatggtgcatacatttaaaaacacactatggtgcatacatttaaaaacacactatggtgcatacatttaaaaacacgcTATGgtgcatacatttaaaaacacactatggtgcatacatttaaaaacacactatggtgcatacatttaaaaacacgcTATGgtgcatacatttaaaaacacactatggtgcatacatttaaaaacacactATGGTGCATGCATTTAAAAACACACTATGGTGCATGCATTTAAAAACACACTATGgtgcatacatttaaaaacacactatggtgcatacatttaaaaacacgcTATGgtgcatacatttaaaaacacgcTATGgtgcatacatttaaaaacacgcTATGgtgcatacatttaaaaacacgcTATGGTGCATACATTTTCCCATTGAAACGGAAAAATGAAAGGGAACACAGATTTGACTCCTTTTTACTTCATATGGTATTTGATGCTGGTTCACtaaggtggtgtggtgtgtgtgtgtgcacgtgtacatgtgtgtgtcatGTCCAGGTTCTTTGGAGGGTTCTTCATGGACATCAAGCGCAAGGCGCCCCACTACCTGTCTGACTACACGGACGCTTTGAGCCTGCAGTGTCTGGCCTCCTTCCTTTTCCTCTACTGTGCCTGCATGTCTCCTGTCATCACCTTTGGCGGATTGCTGGGGGAAGCCACCGAGGGACGCATAGTAAGACACACCGCTCACACCACATGACACGCGTTGGCTTTGCTGCGTTAACAACATGTTGTCCCGAATGGCAGAAGAACAGACTTTCTGAAGGCCTTACTTCATGTGTTTGTTGGTTTTTGGATTTCTGATGGAGTTCTGCACAACAATAAAGCACTTTCATATTCACACGTTAGGTAAGCAACGATGGTGTCCCGGTGAAGCTGAACTATACAGATAGGTTTTGGTTGCCGTATCCCCTAGTAGATCCCCGACTTCAACAAATAAAGACTGCTATGCAGTTATTATGAAAGTGCTATGTAACCTGTGGTCCATTAACCCATTACTGTCACTTCCCCTTTTGGCCAGAGTGCAATTGAGTCGCTGTTCGGAGCCTCCATGACGGGGATAGCCTACTCCCTGTTCGCTGGGCAGCCTCTCACCATCCTAGGCAGCACAGGCCCTGTTCTAGTGTTTGAGAAGATTCTCTTCAAGTTCTGCAAGTGAGTTTGCCCCATTTCAGATACGTTGTCACGTTGTCTCAGGTGCTCTCATCACTGTGACGTGGCTACAGTACGTTGTTCCTGGCATTCAGGAAGACTTTAAGTATATGGGTTTTTCTaaggctgtctgtgtgtgtgtgtgtagttaagaCGTTGGTCTTCCAAGTGGGAGATGGAGGTTCGCGTCCCACCAgttacacgtgtgtgtgtttgtcaacaGGTACTATGACTATGGCTATATATGcgaacagatctggaaccaggctaattGGAAATATATTGGCAGACAGTGTTAGGTACAATGTCTGTAGCACTGTACCACTGACATTTCATATGGACGGCTCCACTATAAATATATTTCATGTCAGTGACTCCATTTCCTCTCTGCAAAGATTTGGACCGAGTCAAAGTGTGTGCATGAGTGACTGGCTCATGCTGGATCATGTCTCTGTGAACCCAGTCATTCATGCACGCTCGCACTTTGGATTGCAGTcacatatggtgtgtgtgcgcatgcgtgtgtgtgtccatgtatgtaggcatgacttgcctagttaaataaaggtcaaataaaaaatgaataaatatCCCTTTGGTCTAAAGGTTAAGACGTTGGCCTTCCTAGTGGGGGGGGGTTCGCGTACCACCagttacacgtgtgtgtgtgtgtgtttgtctacagGGACTATGACCTGTCCTACCTCTCCCTGAGGGCCTGTATCGGCCTGTGGACGGCGTTCCTCTGCCTGCTCCTGGTGGCTACAGACGCTAGTTCCCTGGTCTGTTACATCACCCGCTTCACAGAGGAGGCCTTCGCTTCGCTCATCTGCATCATCTTCATCTACGAGGCCCTGGAGAAACTCATCCACCTGGGGGAACACTACCCCATCAACATGAACAACAACCTGCAGAAACTCACCCAGTACTCGTAAGTCATGGAAATAATGTTAGTTAGTGGAACTAATACTCGTAAGTGGATCAAATTGTCATAAGTGGAactggtattcctctaactaccAGTAATTTTAAGTGCAACTAGTAAACTTGTAGTACTCATAGGGGGAAGTAGTACTCTTTTAACTGCCAACAAATTAAACTAGTACTCTTAACCTGTAgtatactcttagaaaaaaaagctgctatctagaacctaaaaggctTCTTCGGGTGTCCCCATGGGAGAACCCTTTgatgaaccctttttggttccaggtagaacttttGGGTACCATGTAgaaagaaccctttccacagagggattatacatggaactcaaaagggtcctaccaaaaagggttctcctatggggacagccaaagaacccttttggaaccctttttctaagagtgtactcaTTAATGGAACCAGTACCCCACTAACTACCGCTAATCTTAAGTGGAACTAGTAGTGGTAGGAGTATATTGTACTTCTTTGTTTAAGTAGCATTCGTAAGTGTAAGGAGTACTCCCCCTACAATACTACAGGTGGAAAACAGTCCATTTTTGGGGCCAAAACACAGACAGTAAACCAGAGTCCTGTACACAgttttagtgttagctagctacatcatcAAAGCACAGATGGGCAATA
The window above is part of the Oncorhynchus gorbuscha isolate QuinsamMale2020 ecotype Even-year linkage group LG21, OgorEven_v1.0, whole genome shotgun sequence genome. Proteins encoded here:
- the LOC124008769 gene encoding sodium-driven chloride bicarbonate exchanger-like isoform X1, which translates into the protein MDLTDQGAQMEPLLPSEPGPQSPQVPQGDTNVRTDEEAVLDRGGTRSMLNTNFEKEELEGHRTLYIGVHVPLGRKSHRRHRHHGGHNKNSRKRSKERESGVDGDGRDSPSHTDTPAQRVQFLLGTEDGDEEHISHALFTELDEICLREGEDAEWKETARWLKFEEDVEDGGERWSKPYVATLSLHSLFELRSCILNGTVLLDMRANSLEEIADMVLDQHEVSGAVGEDVRRRIREALLKQHHHQNHKKLANRIPIVRSFADIGKKHSEPHSMDKNGQTVSPQSQPATTEGKEHVSRENSHVDFSKIDLHFMKKIPPGAEASNVLVGELEFLEQPVVAFVRLCPAVLLNGLAEVPITTRFLFILLGPLGKGPQYHEIGRSIATLMTDEVFHDVAYKAKDRNDLVAGIDEFLDQVTVLPPGEWDPSIRIEPPKNVPSQEKRKVPPLPNGDLGEAEEPGGHGGPELQRTGRFFGGFFMDIKRKAPHYLSDYTDALSLQCLASFLFLYCACMSPVITFGGLLGEATEGRISAIESLFGASMTGIAYSLFAGQPLTILGSTGPVLVFEKILFKFCKDYDLSYLSLRACIGLWTAFLCLLLVATDASSLVCYITRFTEEAFASLICIIFIYEALEKLIHLGEHYPINMNNNLQKLTQYSCACVEPKDPSNSTLRYWEDRNITASEVNWTSMEVKECFVFRGEFEGSACGPHGPYIPDVLFWSVVLFFSTVFMSAFLKEFKTSRYFPTKVRAQISDFAVFITILTMVLVDYALGIPSPKLQVPNKFKPTRDDRGWIVNPIGRNPWWTTIIAVLPALLCTILIFMDQQITAVIINRKEHKLKKGCGYHLDLFVVGVMLGVCSVMGLPWFVAATVLSISHVNSLKLESECSAPGEQPKFLGIREQRFTGLMIFLLMGCSVFMTSVLKFIPMPVLYGVFLYMGASSLRGIQFFDRLKLFGMPAKHQPDFIYLRHVPLRKVHLFTIIQLSCLVLLWVIKTSNYAIVFPMMVLALVFIRKLLDFMFTKKELSWLDDLMPEWKKKKLEEGEEEEEPSIIVEEEEGIVTLPLEGNYKSDPATVNISDEMSKGSFGNVWNSISPSDGAKKEPSSKSGCERRQKRKDSKLDRETSL
- the LOC124008769 gene encoding sodium-driven chloride bicarbonate exchanger-like isoform X3 — encoded protein: MLSGSLDPNSNGFNCQRTDEEAVLDRGGTRSMLNTNFEKEELEGHRTLYIGVHVPLGRKSHRRHRHHGGHNKNSRKRSKERESGVDGDGRDSPSHTDTPAQRVQFLLGTEDGDEEHISHALFTELDEICLREGEDAEWKETARWLKFEEDVEDGGERWSKPYVATLSLHSLFELRSCILNGTVLLDMRANSLEEIADMVLDQHEVSGAVGEDVRRRIREALLKQHHHQNHKKLANRIPIVRSFADIGKKHSEPHSMDKNGQTVSPQSQPATTEGKEHVSRENSHVDFSKIDLHFMKKIPPGAEASNVLVGELEFLEQPVVAFVRLCPAVLLNGLAEVPITTRFLFILLGPLGKGPQYHEIGRSIATLMTDEVFHDVAYKAKDRNDLVAGIDEFLDQVTVLPPGEWDPSIRIEPPKNVPSQEKRKVPPLPNGDLGEAEEPGGHGGPELQRTGRFFGGFFMDIKRKAPHYLSDYTDALSLQCLASFLFLYCACMSPVITFGGLLGEATEGRISAIESLFGASMTGIAYSLFAGQPLTILGSTGPVLVFEKILFKFCKDYDLSYLSLRACIGLWTAFLCLLLVATDASSLVCYITRFTEEAFASLICIIFIYEALEKLIHLGEHYPINMNNNLQKLTQYSCACVEPKDPSNSTLRYWEDRNITASEVNWTSMEVKECFVFRGEFEGSACGPHGPYIPDVLFWSVVLFFSTVFMSAFLKEFKTSRYFPTKVRAQISDFAVFITILTMVLVDYALGIPSPKLQVPNKFKPTRDDRGWIVNPIGRNPWWTTIIAVLPALLCTILIFMDQQITAVIINRKEHKLKKGCGYHLDLFVVGVMLGVCSVMGLPWFVAATVLSISHVNSLKLESECSAPGEQPKFLGIREQRFTGLMIFLLMGCSVFMTSVLKFIPMPVLYGVFLYMGASSLRGIQFFDRLKLFGMPAKHQPDFIYLRHVPLRKVHLFTIIQLSCLVLLWVIKTSNYAIVFPMMVLALVFIRKLLDFMFTKKELSWLDDLMPEWKKKKLEEGEEEEEPSIIVEEEEGIVTLPLEGNYKSDPATVNISDEMSKGSFGNVWNSISPSDGAKKEPSSKSGCERRQKRKDSKLDRETSL
- the LOC124008769 gene encoding sodium-driven chloride bicarbonate exchanger-like isoform X2, translating into MDLTDQGAQMEPLLPSEPGPQSPQVPQGDTNVRTDEEAVLDRGGTRSMLNTNFEKEELEGHRTLYIGVHVPLGRKSHRRHRHHGGHNKNSRKRSKERESGVDGDGRDSPSHTDTPAQRVQFLLGTEDGDEEHISHALFTELDEICLREGEDAEWKETARWLKFEEDVEDGGERWSKPYVATLSLHSLFELRSCILNGTVLLDMRANSLEEIADMVLDQHEVSGAVGEDVRRRIREALLKQHHHQNHKKLANRIPIVRSFADIGKKHSEPHSMDKNGQTVSPQSQPATTEGKEHVSRENSHVDFSKIDLHFMKKIPPGAEASNVLVGELEFLEQPVVAFVRLCPAVLLNGLAEVPITTRFLFILLGPLGKGPQYHEIGRSIATLMTDEVFHDVAYKAKDRNDLVAGIDEFLDQVTVLPPGEWDPSIRIEPPKNVPSQEKRKVPPLPNGDLGEAEEPGGHGGPELQRTGRFFGGFFMDIKRKAPHYLSDYTDALSLQCLASFLFLYCACMSPVITFGGLLGEATEGRISAIESLFGASMTGIAYSLFAGQPLTILGSTGPVLVFEKILFKFCKDYDLSYLSLRACIGLWTAFLCLLLVATDASSLVCYITRFTEEAFASLICIIFIYEALEKLIHLGEHYPINMNNNLQKLTQYSCACVEPKDPSNSTLRYWEDRNITASEVNWTSMEVKECFVFRGEFEGSACGPHGPYIPDVLFWSVVLFFSTVFMSAFLKEFKTSRYFPTKVRAQISDFAVFITILTMVLVDYALGIPSPKLQVPNKFKPTRDDRGWIVNPIGRNPWWTTIIAVLPALLCTILIFMDQQITAVIINRKEHKLKKGCGYHLDLFVVGVMLGVCSVMGLPWFVAATVLSISHVNSLKLESECSAPGEQPKFLGIREQRFTGLMIFLLMGCSVFMTSVLKFIPMPVLYGVFLYMGASSLRGIQFFDRLKLFGMPAKHQPDFIYLRHVPLRKVHLFTIIQLSCLVLLWVIKTSNYAIVFPMMVLALVFIRKLLDFMFTKKELSWLDDLMPEWKKKKLEEGEEEEEPSIIVEEEEGIVTLPLEGNYKSDPATVNISDEMSKGSFGNVWNSISPSDGAKKEPSSKSSPS